Sequence from the Ailuropoda melanoleuca isolate Jingjing chromosome 10, ASM200744v2, whole genome shotgun sequence genome:
TTCTCTGGATTTTGAACACAGCTTTCAGATCAAAGTGTTGTATACTCCCTCTCCTATCATGCTTGCTAACTCAGGAGAAAGTTCCTGACTTCAGTCCTTTTTTTCTCCagacttattattattttttaaagattttatttatttgacagagagagacacagcaagagagggaacacaagcagggggagtggaagagggagaagcaggcttcccagtgagcagggagcctgatgtggggctcgatcccaggaccctgggatcatgacctgagccgaaggcagacgcctaaagactgcgccacccaggtgcccctccagacTTAATTCTTAATGAATGGCCATATCGACCAATCCCATAACCACTGCAGAGTCCATGGGCAGCTTCTATGTTAGCATCTTCCAATGCCCCACCCTCCCAGAGCTCTGCACAGTTTTCAGTGACATTCTGGGGTACCCAGCCCTGTCTCCCTGTCATACACACATCCTTGTGCTGGCTGCCAGCCCTCAGGAAGGTGAAGCTGGCTTACCCAAAGAAGACACCTGCACACTCTAGACTATGACAGGCTCAAATGTAACATGACCAGGTGCCTGAGGGGAAATTCCACGAGCAAATGTATAAGAAAAGAGGCTTAGAATTGAAGGGATCCTTTGCCAGTGTAATATCTGCCAAAATCATACTACCACGAAAATGATTTTACAcagtaatttttatgttttgacaACTTACTGAAGGGAAGTGGCAGTTTTTCTCTTACCAAAGTTTATGCACTGACATACTCATTGGCATgcttattcttaaattttaaacattgtcTCTCTGACTCATCTTCTTAtctccttccctgacctccaccttcttcattctctctgaAATGTTAGAAGTCTCCTGCTCTAAACCCTAGAGTTCCCTACCTACCATAAAATCATACTTAGAAGTGTGCACGTCAGATGTATACAGCTCAATGAAAGATCAGAAGTGAACACGCACATGTAACCACCGCCGGATTtaccttttgtttatctttgaggcgactttccttcatcctttttacagattttgtgaaaaaatcagtaactttttttggaaatagccagatatttaatatttcaaaaactgGAGTAAGGAATGGAAACAGTACtgtaaggaaaaattaaaaaaaacaatgaaataacagTGAAATGCAAAATTTCCTGGGAGCAATTATAATTTGGTCTACCAACCTGAGGACTAAAAGACACCAGGATTCATTCATATCAGGAGTTATTCCCTCCATGACCTTTACTCGAACTTTCAAGCCAATGGCTGAGCCAGAGCAAGTCACACATACGGGCCACCACTAGAGCAGTCAGATCAGTGTCTCCTGGCACATCTTTGAAGTGACCAAAGGAACAGGATTACATTCCTGGATCTCTTAGCCTTTTATTTTTGGACGAGAGCCTCTTTGGAAACACCAGACCATAACGTGCTACTTTAATTAATCATGCTGTTTAAGAAATTGTGTCAGGATGGAAataatactgtatggtgactaacataattcagtaaaaaatcattggaaaaaaaaaggatggaaataaGACATAGTATGACCTTCAattacaatggaataaaattaaaaaacaagaacacaaacaACATGGAAAACCCACAAATCTGTGGAAATTACACAATACGTTCCTATACAGCCAGTTGgcaggaaagaaatcaaaagggcaCTTTAGAGTTACTTGgagaatacaaaaatgaagaaaccGCATACCAAAACTcatgggatgtagcaaaagcaatGACCAGAAAGAAGTTTTTCATTATATATGCCTACCTTTAAAAAGAGCCAAGATTTCAAATCAATGACCCAGCTTTCTGTCAAAAAGATGCCAAAAATACAAGAGCACACCAAaccaaaagcaagcagaaggaaccACATAATACAGACAACAGCAGAAATTTaggaaatagagaataaaaaacaagagaaacttcAAAGAAAGCAAAGTTGATTCTTTCAAAAGACCTTTGGCTAGATTGGCCAAGCAAAAAGGAGGAGAGATTTCAATTACTATGATCAGAAGTGAAGGAGATTACTGCGgactttatgaaaataaaaaggactactaggggcgcctgggtggcacagcggttaagcgtctgccttcggctcagggcgtgatcccagcgttatgggatcgagccccacatcaggctcctccgctatgagcctgcttcttcctctcccactccccctgcttgtgtcctctctcactggctgtctctatctctgttgaataaataaataaaatctttaaaaaaaaaaaaagaaatcaaaaggaaatgagagagtGTCTAGCAATTTTAAAGAAtggtcttggacttctcagcctccagaactgtgagaaaataaaatgtttattgtttaagccacctagtctatggtatttttgttagagcagcgcaaatggactaagacaatgTTCTATGGTACTTAGATGCCTGAGAGCAAGTTAGAATACTGAAATTATGTGTTAACCACTTTGTAGTAGTCATCAGGGATCTGAACTCTTGAAAATTCTTAGAGGTTTATGCAGATCAACTTAAGAAGCCTATCCCATTCCATTCTTATATTCAGGGCAATGGCAATTGCTGTCTCTGAGTGAGGATATCTCTCCCCAGCACTCTTCTCAGAGCCTTAGCTACATCCTTATTCCGGAGAGTATAAATCAAAGGATTCAGTGTGGGAGTCATGATGCTATAGAACACAGAACCAACTTTATTTTGCAATGGAGTGTGCTGGGGCCTGGGCCTCATGTATGAGAAGATACAGGCACCAAACCAGAAGGAAACCACTATGAGGTGAGAGCTACAAGTAGCAAAGGCATTTCTCTTACTGCCAGCTGAACGCATCTGAAGGACACCATGGAGGATAAAGGCATAGGATGTAGAAACCAGGaaaatggggaggaggagaagtaggATGCTGCTGATATACACTGTGGTCTCATAAGCAGTGATGTCTCCACACACCAACTTCACAACAGCTGGAAACTCACAGTAGAAGTGGTGGATTTTTCGAGACGCACAGAAAGGCAGGTGCATCAAGATCGTTGTGTGAATTAGAGAGTTTATGGATGCTCCCAACCAGGACATGACAGCCATCATCAGTCCCACCTTTCTGCTCAGGAGAACAGTATAACGAAGTGGATGACAAATGGCAacatagcggtcataggacaTGAGAGCTAAGAGAAGACACTCAGCACCACCCAGAGACAAATAGAGGAAGTGCTGGGTAGCACAGCCCACAAAGGAGATGGTCTTCTTGCCAGATAGGTAGTTGGTAGCCATTTTCGGGATGGTTGTGGAGACATGCATCAGATCCATGAGGGAGAGCTGGCTGAGCAGGAAGTACATGGGTGTATGAAGCCGGGCATCAGCACAGATGAGGGGAATAGTGAGCGTGTTGCCACTCACTGCAATAAGGAAGACCCCTATGgttaaggagaaaaggaaaaggtggaCGAGAGAGTCGTCAAAGAGGCCTTCAAGGATGAAGTCTGCCAGAGAGGTCTGATTCCTCTGCCACATCTCCCCATTCTCAgtctctggggaaggaggaagaagagatgaaaTGTGATATCAGAAATACTGGGGTTCGGCACACCTGACAGTAAGCACCTTTTGATCTACCACAGAATTTGTGaagagaatatttttctatttctgattctTCAGCAGCTCTAATTATtgaaataacctttaaaaaaaaaaacttcaaatctCTCTGCACAAACACGATCACTGTGAAATTCCAGAATATCTAGATTCTATTAAGTGCCAAACTTCAAAACAAGAGTCTCTCCTCattaaggaagaaatatatatacactaaattttatatatattagatatatactATTTTGTAAGTATAGATATGTATAATTTTTGtaagtataaatgtatatacatatacacttaaTGGGTTGTTCAGAAATTTGGTCTTACACAATTGTGAAAGCTGGTTAAGCAGTCTATATAAGGCTCTCCACCTTTGTGTCTGACAGTGGAACTTGAAGTCCATAGGACAAGtggtaaggaaaggaaaatggttaTAAACTGTGTCAGATCAAGGACAGGCTGGAACCCACAAGCATGAGCTGTAATAACCCCACAAAGGCAAACTAAAACCCATGTTAGGTCTTGTTGCCTCTGGAATTGGGGGTACGGTTATTTTGCAGAAGCTGGGGCTCTTCCTGGCGAAGCTCACCACGCACACCTGGCCCAGAAGTCAGAAAAGCTAAaggaggagccaggaggaggTAGAGTAGCCGCAGGCCCAGTTGCTGCTTCACACCAGTGAGATAAGTCAGCAGGTCAGCAACGACATACGTAAACTACAAAATGGCTGCTTCCTTTCCGCCCTCTAAATCTTCTTTGGAATCTCTCCTATGGCTGATTTTCTCCAGAAATGCACAAAAATGGGAATTCTGAGAAATGTAGTTCACcctagccaagctgacacattACAAGACCACCAGAGCCCAACCCCTGTTGGTCTGACATTCATACACATCTCCTTAATCCAGGGAGCACAACAACATCATCCTTCTGCCTAACATAGCTATCCTGCGTACAACCCAAAATGTGCAAAATATTCATAtgatattcatataaaatataatattcatgGAAATGTtcatataaaacataatattccTATAAAACAAGAAATACCCATTACACAAAATAAGTCATCCTATCTAAGTGCCGGCACATTCTGTGGACATCAGTTAGCACTCTTTCAGTACTCCTGTTCATGCCAGTGGACTCACAAGCAAAGTGGCCAGAGCAGCGGGGATGGAGGCTACGCATGAGCTCAGCAACATGGACCTCCACTCACCAAGACCAGTCTAGCTACAGCCGCTGCTGGGTGCCCAGTCAGCCGACAACAGAGACCAACACGGAGTCCCTGATACGGCAGCATTCGCCAGGGGCATCAGCCAACTACTTGGTGGCAGAAATTATGCTGGACTGCTTCCATTGTGAGAGGGACAGTACTTTGTTCTTACTGGAACAGACACTTACTTTGGATCTGGTTTTGCCTTCCTTGCCTACAGTGTTACTGCCACAGCTACCATCTGTGGACTTACAGAATGCTTTAGTCAGCATAATGGCATTCCAGGAAGCATTGCTTCTGACTAAGGAACTCATTTCACAACACCTGAAGTGTGGGATTGGGCCCATGCTCATGGAATCTAATAGTCTTACCACATTCTCCGGCACCCTGAAACAACTGGCTTGATAGAACAGTAGAACAGCCTTTTGAAGACTTAGTTACAGCAACAGCTAGTTGTCAACACCTCCCATAGCTGGAGCAATGTCCTCCAGGATGTGCTGCAGGCTCTAAAACTGCATCCAGCGTATGGTGCAGTTCCTCCCATCACAAGGATTCACAGGACCAGGAATCAAGAGGTGGAAATGGGAGTGAGTCCTCTCACTATATAATGTCTATAACTATGATCCACCAgcaaaatttttgcttcctgtccTTGCACTTTTAGCCTAAGCTGGTTTAGAGGTCTTGGTTCCATAGGGAGAAATTCTTCCACGAGGTAACACAACAATGATTCCATTTACTGAGAGTTGAGACTGCCACCCTGCCTCTTTGGGCTTGTCATATCACTGAATCAACAAGCAAAGGAGGTTATTCTCCTGGTTTGGTGTGATTGAGCCTGGCTAGTAAGGAGAAACTGAGTTGCTACTATACCATGGGGTAAGAAGGAGCATGTCAGGATGTAGGATATTTTCTAGGGTGCCTCTCTGGACTCAAATGTCCTGTGATAAAAGTCAGTGGAAAACTACAACAACCCAATTCAGACAGGACTGCTAATGGCTCAGattcttcaggaatgaaggtttgggtcACTCCACAGACAAGAAAACATGACCAACTGTGGACAAAGGGAATATGGAACGGGAAGTAAAAGAAGATGGTTATAAACAACTGCCATGACCATGAGAGCAGCTGCAGAAACAAAAAGTGTAATAGTTATAGacatttcttccttattttgataTGAACATTTTGCATATGTATATTACCcatattttggttttcttccccTTGGTCATCCCTTTTTCTAACATAAGATATATTAATATAGTTAACTTCATATCTCAGTACTTAAATTATACGATATGAAGGGGGGAGTATAAATGACAGTAGAATGAATTTCATCTAAAGGTAAAAAGGGGATTTTGTATCCTCTTATGGGGAAATGCTTGGTGTGTTTTATAACCTCTTCTTAGGAAAAAGTTAACATGCCTTTGGTTATACATGGGATAGGTGTATCTTGTTAGGTGGAAGAGTAATGTGgtattgtctttatttggagattaagtaTGGTTTAAAGAGTTGTGCATGGGTGCCAAGTGGACACATAACAAAGCCACCATATTTATGTACCTGAACACAGAAAGGAGGTATGTCCTGGGTAGACCTGAGAGCCTTCAAATCAGGCTGATAAAACTAGGATTATAACATTTAATCCACCGATTTTCCAGTCAGCCCTTTATCTAATTTTTACATGAATACTGATCATATGATAGCTTGGTTTCCATGGTGAAGCCCAACTCAAAAGAATAATAGTCCAAATGATCCCCAGAATATCCACACCATCCCTCTTTGTGTTTTTCCTCCTGAACATTCCCCTAGATTTTCATGCACTCCAGATTATCTGCTTACATTTTAAAGCAGATAACTCAGAACTCAAGTTTTTTTCGGAGTATAATCTGACCAGTAAGAAAGAGGTCCCAtttattattctctctctctgtattaaTGCAGCCTAGGCTATCTTTTTGGCCACCAGCTCACATTGTTATTTCAAACTTAGCCTCTTATGGACTAAGAGCCCAACTCTCTCCATGCTCCCTCCAATCACTCCAACCCAGTCAAAACATCCACATATTTCACTTTTACTTAGGTATCGATACTCTCCCCCACCACCTTCCTCCTCAGTTTCCATCTTTCTCTATAAGGTTCCATAGTGTAAGCTTTTCCATCACCTCATTcatgtctttcttcctctcttaggCAAATTTCCTAATAATTTCCCATTCTGATTTGTAGCCCTCACATgactttttcttctgccttctctggCAACTTTCTTCATGGACTAACCAAATATCACCCTCTGACTAAAGAGTTGAGGAAAGAAGCTGACAATGCCAGAGGATGCCCCTAGCTTCTAATAAAGTTTTCCTAGACAGCTCGAGCCCCAGCATTACCTTACCTGGAATTCCCTCTGCAGAGGCTTGTGGGCAGAACAAGTATAGGAGTAGAATGGAAGGGCTGAATAGGTCCACACTGACTCACCTGCTGGCTACTGATCATTCAGACAGATCTTTCCTGAGGTGCTCATCAGACTTCCTTATCTAATCCCGAAAATCTCCATTTACTGGTGGAATGGCATAGAAGATATTTTCCTACACAGTCACCATTGTTGACACTAATTATCCTAGTGACAGAGTATCACAAGGAGCAACAGTAACTGTAATTCTGTAATGCTCTTGCCACCTGTGCTCAGATTTTGAACTCCAGTAGTACACATCAGGACAGATCAAGTTACTCTTCCACCTAACACAATACACTTCTTTAACCTTTACCAGTTGGGCCTTTGAATCATGCATATGCTTCCTCTGCCTCTAAACGTGTATCTGAGCCACTGCTCATCCCAAAATGGCAATGCAAGCTTGGGCAATAAGAATTTGCATTAATGTGACCTGATTAAGAAGCTACATTAAACACTAGCTTAATCATCAGTGAGTCCAGAgtcaaaagaaaatctgttttggattttctcctatttttaattattcaaggCACTCTCttcttagcattataccttctttcctgattaataaaataagacttttttttcctagcaCTGGCTTTTTCAGAATAAGCCCCTTCTTAACTGCATGAATGATTCCTCAGCAGGAATCATAGGGGTTAGAATAAGATAAACTTGACCTGACATGAACCAATCTTGAGCACCCTTCTGTGAGAAATATAACATCCCCTAACCCAGATGACCTATGATGTCAGCTGAGGCAAACTGAGGACACTAAATATATGGCATCAGGGATCTCAACCCAGGGGACACATCCTGAATCTCTTCTGGAAACCATTACTCTAGATGCCAATTAGACTTGCCATATGCACTGAGATAAGCATTCCCAAAGGGCTTTGCTTGAAGTTTACTTGTAGGGGTCAGGGGAATGAGCTATTTGAGGAGTGTTAAGTCTGAAGATAACATGGGAATATCTTCTCCAAGGGCCAATTAACCATGGAGTCAAATAATCCCTAGAGTCCCGGCTTGTTTTTTATCTTAGAACCCAGATCTTTCCCAGACCATGCTCTCAAAAGTGTTGGATGGAAAGGGGCCGTAACACACTTTAGAGGGTTTCCCCATGTGCTGTATCATAGAAAAGAAGTCAAGGAATGGAGGCAGGCAATTACCACTAGTCTTTCCCACCCTGACTGTGGGCCAAACTCCAATTTTATAGACTACATTAATATGTGGAAAGATTTCAGatacaaaagttaaaaaagaaaatgacatatctgtacatctttttatttactaCCATCGCATTCTCATaccctgcccttcctctcccttaTAGGGATATGTTGAGctattctttgtttctctatCGCAACTAGACACTAAAATGTCTTACTTCACCAAGTTTAGCTTGCTGTTTATTCTTTGAGTAGATTCATTGTATCATTACTTTCTTCAAAACCTactgtcagggcacctggctggctcagtcagtagagcatgtgactcttggtctcagggttgtaaatttgagccccacattgggtgtgagattatttaaaaataaaattctttttaaagacctACTAAAAGTCTAATACTTTTACCTGGTGCTCTCACTCACCAGAATGTAATCTCTCCCTAATTAAGGCAGCTCTGCCATTTATATAATTCATTAatctatttgaaaaatatttggtgaggggcgcctgggtggcacagtggttaagcgtctgccttcggctcagggcgtgatcccggcgttatgggatcgagcccccacgtcaggctcttctgctgggagcctgcttcttcctctccccctccccctgcttgtgttccctctctcgctggctgtctctatctctgtcaaataaataaataaaatcttaaaaaaaaaaaaagaaaaagaaaaatatttggtgagTATCTGCTGAGTCCCAAGCACTGTATTGGGTAGCATGTGTGTAGTGATTAACATGCAAGCATAGTCCCTTCCCCCATGGGACTTAcagataaagcaaaataaatatatcatgttGGATTAAGAGTTTGCTCTTACTCTTGTGATAATACTCAGGTGacataaaacaaaacttataCTATCTTAAGGGAAGGGCATGGAATCATAGTGATGAATGGGATAGAACTGATCTCAGAATCAGCTAGATTCAGTAACATGAATAATCTGAGTGtcttcttttcccatctttcATCTTGGCTTGGGTCTCTGTATTGATATTCTCTCAGGCATTTTTATATAAAGGGTATACATACAGCTGGAAGCTCTGatgccatacttttttttttttttaaagatttttatttatttattcgacagagatagagacagccagagagagagggaacacaagcagggggagtgggagaggaagaagcaggctcatagctgaagagcctgatgtggggctcgatcccataacgccgggatcacgccctgagccgaaggcagacgcttaaccgctgtgccacccaggcgcccctctgatgcCATACTTATGGCTTCACATCCAATGCTCCACTACCTCCAATTCAGAAAACTCCAGGGAAAAATCTGTTCAACAGTTTGGCCTGGTGGCCACCCCTTGGAGCAATCACTGGGTGCCAGAGCCTGAAGTAAAATAATGGACTTACCTGGGACAGGTGCCCATCTCTTGCAAGAGTCAGAGAAGTAGGGTGGTAACAGAACGACCAAAATCACATGGATCTGGAGCAAAGTGGTATCACAAAGAAACTGCAGTTGTGAAGATGTGACTTTAACACAAGTAGGGAAAGAGGCCATAAAGGACAAAACAGAGCATGCCCCCTACTAAAGTTTGATAAAGAAGTATTCACTCCAGCATAGCAGGGAGGCCACTATATTAGATTGAGTCATAAGGGAAAGCCTCTTTAAAGAGGAAACatcagggccgcctgggtggctcagtcggttaagcacccaacttgtgattttgactcaggtcgtggtCTTATGgatcgtgagatccagccccagggcgtctgcttgagattctctctccctctgcctctccccccactcatgcgtgagcacgcgcactctctctctctctctccctttctctctttctcttttttaaatacgttaatcattttaagaaaaaataaagaagttgcCCTTAAGCTAAGATCTCTAAATCAGGGTAAGGGTTAACCAggtaatcaaaaacaaaaagacgTCCAGATGAAGGCAAAGACCTGTGTAAAATCCATGAGTTGAGAAAATTCATGGCGTACCTGAGGAGTTGAAAGGAAGCCAAAGTGACAGGAGCTACAGTGAGGAGAGAGGTAGGAAATGACATCAGGGAAATAAGCATGagtccaaaaagagaaaaagcaagaccTAGAAGATTTTATTCAGAGTTTTTAGAAAGCTGCTAAGCAAGGGAGTAATAAGATAGAACTTACATGTTTTAAAGTTCACACTAGATGATGCATAAGAGTGGACATATGCTGGTGGATAAGGACAGAGGCAGGTGGCCATTTATGAGATTTTCGCTCTATTCCAAGGAGAAGCAATAGTGCTTTGGGCTAAGATTGtagcagggaataatttcaagaTATTTTAGGAGGGTGCCATTAATATAACTTGATGATTTATTTAACGTGGGAGTTGAGCATAAGGGACTCTCATGATAGAAGACtaataaaactgctttttaaaatggaggTTTAAGGGTATcatgtaaaattattaaagagGGAAACTGCTAGGACAAAAATATACAACTTTCTTAAATTTCAGaactatttaaaaagcaaaaaaagtagatatatgtataaagatttaaaaaatgagagcagaaaaCATATGAATACAGTGTAGCAGAATTCAGGACAAAGATAGCTGGgctataataaatgtaaatggacttcCCCAGTTATTCACAAGAAAGGATTTTCAAATTAGGTCATAAAGGAAAATTGAACTCtatgcaatattttttaatgtaattcttaaaaaaagtagttcataaagctaaaaataaaaggaggggcagagctaaatgaaaattttaaaaactaaagattcTGATCTTACCATCTGAAAAATTGGAATTCAATTCCAAAggcatgaaagacaaagaaaacactgTGATGTTAAAGGGTATTCTCTGAAGTGTATTTAACACCAAAACTTAAAATCTGTGAGAGACTGTAAAAATGGGTGCAAGCTATAATGAAAATACAGCAGTTATGAAATGTAAGCAACAACACttaataaagcaaattataaGAACTACAAGGAGATACAGAGAGTCACTGGAGGAAGAAGACTTTATTCCACCTCTTGGTCTAAGAAAGATTAGGAGGACAAAGACATAAGTCAAGACTAAAGAAAAAGAGATACTTAACCAATATAAGAAGAGAGCTCTCATCAGTCTGCTGAGAGAAACTGTGCGGTGCAGTGATTATGCAGAGGATTATAGGGCCAGAGaccctgagttcaaatcccagtccTACTACTTACTGGCTATGTGGTCTCAGGCAAGTTATTCAGCAACTGTGCTTATTTCCTCttcaaaaatggtaaaaatatatacttcACAGAGTTTTATGAGAATTTAGTAAGTTAATATGTCTAAAACACACCGAATAGTGTCATGTGCCTATTACATAGTAAGCACTATGTTACTGTGTGAGAATAATGAACgtaagctctatgagggcaaTGATCTCTTTTCTTCATTGATGTATTTTCAGTACCTAAAACAGAATTTGAGTTTTATGACCACAGATAATTTTATATAACCACATTACCAAGAGTGATTAGGAAAAAAGCCAGACATTTAACATATCTGTTTGAATTTCTCTGCTCAAATAGCTGCATTACTTTATGATCATGTATATTACACATTCAAGTTATACAATTTAATTAGAATATGACAAGTATTAAAGTACTCAAGAATTCCAATTAAGTAAAACCTGTTGTCTAGGGAAAATAGAATcagaacaaaagggaaagagatggTTCAAGCATGTgaaaaattcttttctcattGCTTAAAACATACTTGTAGGGACTTCTGCTTCTGAAGATGGAGTAACGTGGGTGAGATTTTCCTTTCTAcctgaa
This genomic interval carries:
- the LOC100477114 gene encoding olfactory receptor 2AE1, which produces MWQRNQTSLADFILEGLFDDSLVHLFLFSLTIGVFLIAVSGNTLTIPLICADARLHTPMYFLLSQLSLMDLMHVSTTIPKMATNYLSGKKTISFVGCATQHFLYLSLGGAECLLLALMSYDRYVAICHPLRYTVLLSRKVGLMMAVMSWLGASINSLIHTTILMHLPFCASRKIHHFYCEFPAVVKLVCGDITAYETTVYISSILLLLLPIFLVSTSYAFILHGVLQMRSAGSKRNAFATCSSHLIVVSFWFGACIFSYMRPRPQHTPLQNKVGSVFYSIMTPTLNPLIYTLRNKDVAKALRRVLGRDILTQRQQLPLP